From the Aphelocoma coerulescens isolate FSJ_1873_10779 chromosome 10, UR_Acoe_1.0, whole genome shotgun sequence genome, one window contains:
- the LOC138116530 gene encoding gonadotropin-releasing hormone II receptor-like, whose amino-acid sequence MSEEQLPASPHCPSAWEDTNVSASGYPQYWVEPQFTQAAKVRVIITAIFFLLAVGSNTAVLGSLLRKRRKSHVQPLILSLALADLLVTVMVMPLDAAWNVTVQWYGGDISCKILNFLKLFAMYAAALVLVVISLDRHAAILHPFSRAHHRNGMLLRAAWAGSVLLALPQLFLFHLNTAPGGNFTQCVTHGSFRAHWEETVYNMFTFTTLYITPLSVMIVCYIRILWEISKQLKVNKGLTRNQNDHISKARMKTLKMTIVIVATFIICWTPYYLLGLWYWFQPAMIQKMPEYVNHSFFLFGLLHTCTDPIIYGLYTPSFREDVQLCLRGIETAITRQKRHKPISASEKNIKDGAANGGVASGGSNGTTVSMV is encoded by the exons ATGAgtgaggagcagctccctgcatcTCCCCACTGCCCATCTGCGTGGGAGGACACCAATGTCTCAGCCTCTGGGTACCCCCAGTACTGGGTGGAGCCCCAGTTCACTCAAGCAGCAAAGGTCCGTGTGATCATCACAGCCATCTTCTTCCTGCTGGCGGTGGGAAGCAACACGGCGGTGCTGGGCAGCctgctgaggaagaggaggaaatccCATGTGCAGCCACTGATCCTCAGCCTGGCACTGGCTGACCTGCTAGTGACAGTGATGGTGATGCCCCTGGATGCGGCATGGAATGTGACAGTTCAGTGGTATGGAGGGGACATCTCCTGCAAGATCCTCAACTTCCTCAAGCTCTTTGCCATGTACGCGGCTGCCCTGGTGCTGGTGGTCATCAGCCTGGACCGGCATGCGGCCATCCTCCATCCATTCTCCCGTGCTCACCACCGCAATGGGATGCTGCTCCGTGCTGCCTGGGCTGGCAGCGTGCTCCTGGCTTTGCCCCAG cttttcctctTCCACCTGAACAcagccccgggagggaatttcaCCCAGTGTGTTACTCACGGAAGCTTCCGAGCGCACTGGGAGGAAACCGTCTACAACATGTTCACCTTCACCACCCTCTACATCACCCCCCTGAGCGTCATGATCGTTTGCTACATCCGGATCCTTTGGGAGATCAGTAAGCAGCTAAAGGTCAATAAAG GTTTGACAAGAAATCAAAATGACCATATCTCCAAGGCACGCATGAAGACCCTCAAGATGACCATAGTGATTGTTGCCACCTTCATCATCTGCTGGACCCCATACTACCTCCTGGGCTTGTGGTACTGGTTCCAGCCAGCCATGATCCAGAAGATGCCGGAGTATGTCAACCACAGCTTCTTCCTCTTTGGCTTGCTGCACACCTGCACCGACCCTATAATTTATGGACTGTACACACCCTCCTTTCGGGAGGACGTGCAGTTGTGTCTCAGGGGCATTGAAACAGCCATCACCAGGCAAAAGAGACACAAGCCCATCTCAGCTTCAGAGAAGAACATCAAGGACGGTGCTGCAAATGGTGGGGTGGCATCAGGGGGCTCCAACGGGACAACTGTCAGCATGGTCTGA